In the Populus trichocarpa isolate Nisqually-1 chromosome 1, P.trichocarpa_v4.1, whole genome shotgun sequence genome, one interval contains:
- the LOC7496782 gene encoding protein PMR5, with the protein MSLACFQSSCNLLASCFAVFFLVLLQTKIATSALIMSMRNHHNNYHHRRPMLHTNQSTCALFAGSWVRDESYPLYQSSNCPTIIDAEFNCQMYGRPDSEYLKYRWQPLNCELPRFNGLEFLLKMRGKSIMFVGDSLGRNQWESLICLVSSSVPRTSTQMSRGDPFSIFKFSEYDVTISFYKAPYLVDIDVVQGKRVLRLEEISGNANAWRNADVLMFNTGHWWSHKGSLQGWDYMESGGTYYQDMDRLVALERGLGTWSKWVDANIDTTRTRVFFQSISPTHYNPSEWSAGTTTATTKNCYGETAPVSGSTYPGEYPDQMRVVDTVIRGMQNPAYLLDITMLSELRKDGHPSIYSGNLSPQQRANPDRSADCSHWCLPGLPDTWNQLLYTALFF; encoded by the exons ATGTCCCTTGCTTGTTTCCAGTCCTCTTGCAATCTATTAGCATCATGTTTTgcagtttttttcttggttttgcttCAAACCAAGATTGCAACTTCAGCTTTGATAATGAGCATGAGAAACCACCATAACAACTACCACCATAGAAGGCCAATGCTGCACACTAATCAAAGTACCTGTGCATTGTTTGCTGGCTCTTGGGTTCGTGATGAATCATACCCATTGTACCAATCTTCTAATTGCCCAACCATTATTGACGCTGAATTCAATTGCCAAATGTATGGTAGGCCTGACTCTGAATATCTCAAGTATAGATGGCAACCGCTCAATTGTGAGCTCCCAAG ATTCAATGGGCTTGAATTCTTGCTAAAAATGAGAGGGAAAAGTATAATGTTTGTGGGGGACTCGCTAGGACGGAATCAATGGGAGTCCTTGATTTGCTTGGTTTCATCGTCGGTGCCTCGAACTTCTACACAAATGAGCAGAGGAGATCCCTTTTCCATCTTCAAGTTCTCG GAGTACGATGTGACTATTTCATTTTACAAAGCTCCATATTTGGTAGACATAGATGTGGTGCAAGGGAAGAGAGTACTGAGGCTAGAGGAGATTTCGGGAAATGCCAACGCCTGGAGAAACGCCGATGTGCTGATGTTTAACACCGGTCACTGGTGGAGTCACAAAGGTTCTCTCCAAGG ATGGGATTACATGGAGTCAGGAGGCACATATTACCAAGATATGGATCGTTTGGTTGCTTTGGAAAGAGGGCTGGGAACATGGTCTAAGTGGGTGGACGCCAATATTGACACAACTCGAACCAGAGTCTTTTTCCAGTCCATCTCTCCGACGCATTACAA TCCAAGTGAATGGAGCGCGGGCACGACTACAGCAACAACGAAAAATTGCTATGGAGAGACTGCACCTGTGAGTGGATCAACATACCCCGGAGAATACCCTGATCAAATGAGGGTTGTGGATACTGTGATCAGGGGCATGCAAAATCCTGCATATTTGTTGGACATCACAATGCTCTCAGAGTTAAGAAAAGATGGGCATCCTTCAATTTACAGTGGCAACTTGAGCCCCCAGCAGAGGGCCAATCCTGATCGATCTGCAGATTGTAGTCATTGGTGCCTTCCTGGACTGCCTGATACCTGGAATCAATTGCTCTACACTGCCCTGTTCTTTTAA
- the LOC7463897 gene encoding sm-like protein LSM5 has product MANTNPSQLLPSELIDRCIGSKIWVIMKGDKELVGTLRGFDVYVNMVLEDVTEYEITAEGRRITKLDQILLNGNNIAILVPGGSPDPE; this is encoded by the exons ATGGCCAACACCAATCCCTCGCAGCTCCTCCCGTCAG AGCTAATAGACAGGTGCATAGGGTCGAAAATATGGGTGATAATGAAAGGAGACAAGGAGCTTGTCGGTACTCTGAGGGGATTTGATGTCTATGTCAACATGGTCCTTGAAGACGTTACTGAATA TGAAATCACGGCTGAAGGGCGACGGATTACCAAGCTTGATCAGATATTGCTGAATGGAAATAACATTGCCATT CTGGTTCCTGGTGGTTCCCCTGATCCAGAATGA
- the LOC7496780 gene encoding PHD finger-like domain-containing protein 5A, which produces MAKHHPDLIMCRKQPGIAIGRLCEKDDGKCVICDSYVRPCTLVRICDECNYGSFQGRCVICGGVGISDAYYCKECTQLEKDRDGCPKIVNLGSAKTDLFYERKKYGFKKR; this is translated from the coding sequence ATGGCAAAGCATCATCCTGATTTGATTATGTGCAGGAAGCAACCTGGAATTGCCATTGGACGACTCTGTGAAAAGGATGATGGGAAATGTGTAATCTGCGACTCCTATGTGCGCCCCTGCACGCTTGTGCGAATCTGTGATGAGTGCAATTATGGATCCTTCCAAGGTCGATGTGTTATTTGTGGAGGAGTGGGAATCTCCGATGCTTACTATTGCAAAGAGTGCACCCAGTTGGAGAAAGATAGGGATGGATGTCCCAAGATCGTCAATTTAGGGAGTGCCAAGACGGATCTGTTCTATGAACGCAAGAAATATGGTTTTAAGAAAAGATGA
- the LOC7463898 gene encoding sm-like protein LSM8 has protein sequence MSIGTGLESLVDQTISIITNDGRNIVGVLKGFDQATNIILDESHERVYSTKEGVQQLVLGLYIIRGDNIGVVGELDEELDAHLDLSSLRAHPLKPVIH, from the exons atGTCTATTGGAACAGGACTCGAGTCTCTCGTAGATC AAACAATTTCAATTATCACAAATGACGGCCGGAATATAGTG GGAGTCTTAAAAGGCTTCGACCAGGCCACAAATATTATCCTTGATGAATCTCACGAGCGTGTTTACTCCACCAAG GAAGGTGTTCAACAACTAGTGTTGGGCTTGTACATAATAAGGGGTGACAACAT AGGCGTTGTTGGGGAACTTGATGAAGAGCTTGATGCGCACCTTGACTTGTCTAGTCTGAGAGCTCATCCACTCAAGCCTGTCATTCATTGA
- the LOC7496783 gene encoding asparagine synthetase [glutamine-hydrolyzing] 1, with product MCGILAVLGCSDDSQAKRFRVLELSRRLKHRGPDWSGLFQHGDFYLAHQRLAIIDPASGDQPLFNEDQAIVVTVNGEIYNHEELRKRLPNHKFRTGSDCDVISHLYEEYGENFVDMLDGMFSFVLLDTRDNSFIVARDAIGITSLYIGWGLDGSVWISSELKGLNDDCEHFKCFPPGHIYSSKSGGLRRWYNPLWFSEAIPSTPYDPLALRRAFEKAVIKRLMTDVPFGVLLSGGLDSSLVAAVTARHLAGTQAARQWGAHLHSFCVGLENSPDLKAAREVADYLGTIHHEFHFTVQDGIDAIEDVIYHVETYDVTTIRASTPMFLLARKIKALGVKMVISGEGSDEIFGGYLYFHKAPNKEELHGETCRKIKALHQYDCLRANKATSAWGLEARVPFLDKDFINVAMAIDPEWKMIKPGRIEKWVLRKAFDDEEHPYLPKHILYRQKEQFSDGVGYSWIDGLKAHAELHVHDKMMQNAEHIFPHNTPTTKEAYYYRMIFERFFPQNSARLTVPGGASVACSTAKAVEWDASWSNNLDPSGRAALGVHLSAYEQQAALASAGVVPPEIIDNLPRMMKVGAPGVAIQS from the exons atGTGTGGGATACTTGCTGTTTTGGGTTGTTCTGATGACTCTCAGGCCAAAAGGTTTCGAGTGCTGGAGCTCTCTCGCAG ATTGAAGCACCGTGGTCCTGATTGGAGTGGGCTCTTTCAGCACGGTGACTTCTACTTGGCTCATCAAAGGCTAGCCATTATTGATCCGGCTTCTGGTGATCAGCCTCTCTTTAATGAAGACCAAGCCATCGTTGTCACG GTGAACGGAGAAATTTACAATCATGAAGAACTGAGGAAGCGCTTGCCAAATCACAAGTTTCGAACAGGCAGTGACTGTGATGTTATCTCCCATTTG TACGAGGAATATGGCGAGAATTTTGTGGACATGTTGGATGGAATGTTTTCATTTGTTCTGCTGGATACTCGTGACAACAGTTTCATTGTCGCCCGAGACGCCATTGGGATCACCTCCCTCTACATTGGCTGGGGACTTGATG gGTCTGTGTGGATTTCGTCGGAATTGAAAGGTCTGAATGATGACTGCGAACATTTCAAGTGCTTTCCACCTGGTCATATATACTCGAGCAAATCCGGTGGATTAAGGCGTTGGTATAATCCTCTTTGGTTCTCTGAGGCTATTCCCTCGACCCCATATGACCCACTTGCTCTGAGAAGGGCATTTGAAAAG GCTGTGATTAAGAGGCTGATGACTGATGTTCCTTTTGGAGTGCTTTTATCCGGGGGACTAGATTCGTCATTGGTTGCTGCTGTGACTGCCCGGCATTTGGCAGGTACACAGGCTGCCAGACAATGGGGGGCACATCTCCATTCCTTCTGTGTAGGCCTAGAG AATTCTCCAGATCTGAAGGCTGCTAGAGAAGTTGCAGATTATTTGGGCACCATCCACCATGAATTTCACTTCACAGTTCAG GATGGTATTGATGCCATTGAAGATGTCATATACCATGTTGAAACATATGATGTTACAACCATCAGAGCAAGTACCCCTATGTTCCTTTTGGCTCGTAAGATCAAGGCGCTAGGAGTGAAGATGGTTATTTCCGGTGAAGGTTCTGATGAGATTTTTGGTGGGTATTTGTACTTTCACAAGGCACCTAATAAGGAAGAGCTCCACGGCGAAACATGTCGCAAG ATAAAAGCCCTTCATCAATATGACTGCTTGAGAGCTAACAAAGCAACATCTGCTTGGGGTCTAGAAGCCCGCGTCCCCTTCTTGGACAAGGATTTTATTAATGTTGCAATGGCTATTGATCCTGAATGGAAGATG ATCAAACCTGGACGTATCGAGAAATGGGTTCTTAGGAAAGCCTTTGACGACGAGGAGCATCCTTATCTGCCAAAG CATATTCTGTACAGGCAGAAAGAGCAATTTAGTGATGGCGTTGGCTACAGTTGGATTGATGGTCTCAAAGCTCATGCTGAATTACAT gTGCACGACAAGATGATGCAAAATGCTGAGCACATCTTTCCACATAATACCCCTACCACCAAAGAGGCCTATTACTACAGAATGATTTTTGAGAGGTTCTTCCCACAG AACTCAGCGAGGCTGACTGTTCCTGGAGGAGCCAGTGTAGCATGCAGCACAGCTAAAGCTGTTGAATGGGATGCTTCCTGGTCCAACAATCTCGATCCTTCTGGCCGTGCTGCATTGGGTGTGCATCTTTCTGCTTATGAACAGCAGGCAGCTCTTGCCAGTGCTGGAGTGGTGCCACCGGAGATTATTGACAATCTTCCTCGAATGATGAAAGTTGGTGCTCCAGGAGTTGCAATCCAAAGTTAG
- the LOC7496781 gene encoding gibberellin 2-beta-dioxygenase 8: protein MSEILNLKSYPPVFRQQYIGIQQNSGLDDTTEQIQEVVNDDAIPVLDFQCLDLGKLQEACEDWGLFRLVNHGIPLTLMSQLRDHSRNLFSLTFESKQELFTNPMSYFWGTTALTPTGAALSIGPQNINWVEGLNIPLSQLSLFQKENETLGSFRVLLEEYGGHLARLATTMFGAMAKNLHLDPELSKTYISESTGFVRVYRYPQCSMENEAWGINVHTDSSVLSILNQDQVGGLQVLKDDNWLQVKPIPDTLVFNLGDMMQAISDDKYKSVKHRVKVNKEKERFSICYFVFPAEGSVIQSSKYRPFTYSDFQAQVQQDVKTLGFKVGLERFKVAG from the exons ATGTCTGAAATACTAAACCTTAAATCCTACCCTCCCGTGTTTCGCCAACAATACATCGGAATCCAACAAAACTCCGGCCTTGACGATACCACCGAACAGATTCAAGAAGTTGTTAACGATGATGCCATTCCGGTATTAGACTTTCAGTGCCTAGACCTGGGCAAGCTTCAAGAGGCTTGCGAAGATTGGGGATTGTTTCGTTTGGTCAATCATGGGATTCCTCTAACCCTTATGAGCCAGCTTAGAGACCATTCCAGAAACCTTTTTTCTCTTACTTTTGAATCAAAACAAGAACTGTTCACTAACCCCATGTCGTATTTTTGGGGCACAACTGCCCTGACTCCAACCGGGGCAGCTCTCTCAATAGGACCACAAAACATCAACTGGGTTGAAGGTCTCAATATCCCACTGAGTCAACTCTCTCtgtttcaaaaagaaaatgaaacgcTTGGTTCGTTCAG AGTTTTGTTGGAAGAGTATGGAGGGCACCTAGCTAGACTTGCAACAACCATGTTCGGAGCAATGGCCAAAAACCTCCATCTTGATCCTGAACTTTCAAAAACTTACATTTCAGAATCAACCGGATTCGTACGTGTTTACCGATACCCTCAATGCTCTATGGAAAATGAGGCCTGGGGCATAAATGTGCACACAGACAGCTCAGTTCTGTCAATATTGAACCAAGACCAAGTGGGTGGACTTCAGGTTCTCAAAGATGATAACTGGCTACAAGTAAAACCCATTCCTGACACACTGGTTTTCAACCTTGGAGATATGATGCAG GCCATAAGCGACGACAAATACAAGAGTGTGAAACATAGAGTGAAGGTGAACAAGGAAAAGGAGAGATTCTCCATCTGCTACTTTGTCTTCCCCGCTGAAGGCAGTGTCATACAGAGCTCAAAGTACAGGCCTTTCACATACAGTGATTTCCAAGCACAAGTGCAACAAGACGTAAAGACACTAGGATTTAAAGTTGGGCTTGAGAGGTTCAAGGTTGctggttga